The Actinomycetes bacterium nucleotide sequence CTTGGAGGCAACCATATATTCAAAACAGTCAAATCTTAATTGCTCTTTTACTCGGGCAATATCTTTAATAATATAATCAACCTCTTCTCTGTAGGCAGGGTTTTTAATAAGGTAATATTTCTGTTCATATATCCTCTGGTCCAGTTCCTCGACCAATTTCCGGTCCAAATTTTCAGTTACAATGATTATATCCAGATCGGAGCCTTTTATAACTTCTCCGGTTGAAAACTCAGGACGATTTTCAGAATGGGCCATATTATAAATTACGTCTCCAGCAATAATTACTGCAGTCTTATTCTTTATGGTCTCTGGCCGGGAATGCGATTCAGTAATCTGTTTGATTACACTTTCTGCCAGCTCCAGTTTACCTCTGCTTATCCTGTCTATTTCCGTTTTTAAAATACTGGCTTTCTCTTCTATAAGCTTTTTATCCTTCTCTAAGCCTATTACGGTATAAGTTAGAAACTCTCTTAAAATAGACGGCGACAGCCTGGCATAACCTTCCACTTTTTTATCCAGCCTGAGGTATCGCCGGCTAATGGTTTTTGTAGTAATTTGGGAGCAGATATGACAAAACCTCCAGACCTCAAGGGCTCTATGGCGGCTGTATTGCAGAAGATGCTTGCCGGTTAGAGGGTTGCCTTCTAAAATATCTATAATATATTCCATAATTACTGGACAAACTAATAAACGGAGATAACTATCCTAAATTCTTTTTTACCACATCTGCAATTTCATGAGCAAAATTTTCAGTTATCTTTGTGGTAGGCCCTTCTACCATAACCCGGCATATAGCCTGGGTACCCGAGTACCTGACCAGCACCCTCCCTTTTCCTTTCAGCTTGCCTTCTATCTGTTTGATGCAATCTACTATCTCCGGCTGCTTCTGGATAGGAGGTTTGCTGGCTACTTCTACATTTACTGTTACCTGGGGCAATATATCCATTATTTTGGTTAACTGCGATAATGGTTTGTTTTCTTTTTTTATAACTGCCAATAACTGCAAAGCAGAAAGAATGCCGTCTCCGGTTGTGTGATGATCTAAAAATATTATATGACCTGAATCCTCTCCCCCTATCACCGCCCCCAATTTAACCATTTCTTCTAAAACAAATCTATCTCCCACCTTGGTCTTAACCTGTTTAATTCCCAGTTTATCCATAGCCAGAGAAAGGCCCATATTGCTCATTACGGTGGTAACCAGGGTATTGTTGATCAGGTTTCCCTCTTCTTTCAGGTGTCTGGCGAAGATAGCCAGTAGCTGGTCCCCGCTTAAAATAGTCCCTTTCTCGTCAACTACTATCAGGCGGTCGCCGTCCCCGTCAAAAGCCAATCCTATGTCCGCTTTCTGCTGCAGTACCTTCTCTGCCAGATTCTGAGGGTAAAGGGCCCCGCAATTATGATTTATATTGATGCCGTCAGGTTCAATATTGATAGCAGTAATATCTGCCCTCATCTCCCTAAATAGTACCGGAGCCACCCTGTAAGTAGCCCCATGGGCACAATCGATAACAACTCTCATCCCCTCCAGGTTCATGCCCCTGGGAAAAGTATGCTTTAAAAACACAATATACCTGCCCAGTGCATCCATTTCTCTGCGGGCTTTGCCGATGCTTTCGGGACAGGCCAAGTGCTCCTGCAGTTCATTGCCCAGTACCAGCTGCTCTATCTTTTCTTCCTGTTGGTCATTTAATTTAAATCCTGTTTTAGAGAAAACTTTTATGCCATTGTCTTCAAAATGATTATGGGAGGCAGATATAACAATTCCTGCATCCGCATCCATATTGGTAGTCAAAAAAGCTATTCCGGGAGTAGGCATAGGCCCTACTAAAATAGCGTCTGCACCCATAGAAGTAATGCCTGCCGCCAGAGCATTTTCAAACAAATAACCTGAAAGCCTGGTATCTTTGCCTATTATGATTCTGGCTTTATGGTCTTCTTTGTTTTTTAAAATATGGGCCACCGCCTGACCAATTTTCATAGCCATGTCAGCAGTCATCGGATACTGGTTGGATACTCCCCTTATTCCGTCGGTTCCAAATAGTTTACCCATAATTTATTTCCTCTCTTTTATTTCGTGAACTTGCCTGTTCTTTATAATACTGTTGGGTCCGTAATATCCCCGGGCTGTAGTATTGGGATAAAGCAGGACATTTCTGGAAAGTAAGGTTCCGGGAGAAGTTACACTGTTACAGCCCGTTTCCACCCCATCACCGTATATGGCTCCAAATTTACGCAAACCTGTTTTATATTTCCTGCCCTCAATGGTAAGCACTACGCTGGAGTCAATTATCTTCAGATTGGCCAGTTTGGTTCCAGCTCCCAGATTCACTTTACCCAGAATGCTGTCACCAATATAGGCAAAATGGCCCGCCTTGCTTTCTCCCAGCATAACCGCTGTTTTCATCTCTGTAGTATGGCCAACCACACAGTGGTTGCCCACTATTATATTTCCCCTTAAATAGGCACCCTGCCTGATCTCATTA carries:
- the glmM gene encoding phosphoglucosamine mutase, whose translation is MGKLFGTDGIRGVSNQYPMTADMAMKIGQAVAHILKNKEDHKARIIIGKDTRLSGYLFENALAAGITSMGADAILVGPMPTPGIAFLTTNMDADAGIVISASHNHFEDNGIKVFSKTGFKLNDQQEEKIEQLVLGNELQEHLACPESIGKARREMDALGRYIVFLKHTFPRGMNLEGMRVVIDCAHGATYRVAPVLFREMRADITAINIEPDGININHNCGALYPQNLAEKVLQQKADIGLAFDGDGDRLIVVDEKGTILSGDQLLAIFARHLKEEGNLINNTLVTTVMSNMGLSLAMDKLGIKQVKTKVGDRFVLEEMVKLGAVIGGEDSGHIIFLDHHTTGDGILSALQLLAVIKKENKPLSQLTKIMDILPQVTVNVEVASKPPIQKQPEIVDCIKQIEGKLKGKGRVLVRYSGTQAICRVMVEGPTTKITENFAHEIADVVKKNLG
- a CDS encoding glucose-1-phosphate thymidylyltransferase, which produces MLKPENFFGLEGNYLSQLFDGCEYVWEGLRNIKSFLTQNLIPNVAEVRKGSSFIARDMVIYKGNVMENGFTIDNSEGVVIRDGQKLEGATIIYAGTYIMDDHIYIGRGTVVEPGALIKGPTIIGDYNEIRQGAYLRGNIIVGNHCVVGHTTEMKTAVMLGESKAGHFAYIGDSILGKVNLGAGTKLANLKIIDSSVVLTIEGRKYKTGLRKFGAIYGDGVETGCNSVTSPGTLLSRNVLLYPNTTARGYYGPNSIIKNRQVHEIKERK